A single region of the Silene latifolia isolate original U9 population chromosome 8, ASM4854445v1, whole genome shotgun sequence genome encodes:
- the LOC141596152 gene encoding protein INCREASED PETAL GROWTH ANISOTROPY 1-like, whose amino-acid sequence MVAGKVKQAMGLTSKPDKPKPKPTPSPNPNLKHPPPPPPSPPSNSILKPPFSNKKPSSNRSFGAYFPRASAQVQPRPPEISVNEVLKVVDELRERESRLKTELVEVKLRHEMAASEIAEKCREVAELTAENERLVTEVREKDGKIVALMAEMEEVKQSQRFLGLVEVSSKSSLIKNLNLRKSAENLSNHNNGGNSNGGVTESVSLSYRNNGGNCGNNNSNSINGVKIDDRNNGGNCSGRLMESVSFSNRNNGGNCSGRVTESVSFNNRNNGEKCSNDNNNNSNGVKFDDYAVEMATNCRNNSFADEIRDNSLRCIPRVPKPPPKRCFSDSSSCKSENVTAPPPPPPPPAMRQSPATVTRSVPPPPPPPPAVGGNRVTVKVKRVPEVVEFYHSLMRRDSRKEGGSATTELTTASSARDLVGEIENRSAYLLAIKTDVETQGDFIRFLIKEVETACFIDIEEVVSFVKWLDDELSYLVDERAVLKHFDWPEKKADGLREAAFEYSDLKKLESEASSFRHDARQACSTTLKKMQTLLEKLEHGVYNLSRLRESAANRYKSFQIPVDWMLDTGFVSQIKLASVKLAMKYMKRVLAELEIVGGGPEEEELIVQGVRFAFRVHQFAGGFDVETMRAFEELRDKARSYHLQCQKQQQQRLACRSMP is encoded by the exons ATGGTAGCTGGTAAAGTCAAGCAAGCTATGGGCCTCACCTCTAAACCCGACAAGCCCAAGCCCAAACCCACCCCTAGCCCAAACCCTAACCTTAAACACCCACCGCCGCCTCCACCCTCACCGCCGTCAAACTCCATCCTCAAACCACCTTTCTCAAACAAGAAACCGTCATCAAATCGCTCATTCGGTGCGTATTTCCCACGCGCCTCCGCGCAGGTGCAGCCGCGACCGCCGGAAATCTCGGTAAATGAGGTTTTGAAGGTCGTTGACGAGCTTCGGGAGCGCGAGTCGCGATTAAAGACGGAGCTCGTTGAGGTGAAGCTGAGACATGAAATGGCCGCGTCGGAGATCGCTGAGAAGTGTCGGGAGGTGGCGGAGTTGACGGCGGAGAATGAGAGGTTGGTGACGGAGGTGAGAGAAAAGGATGGTAAGATTGTTGCGTTAATGGCGGAAATGGAGGAGGTTAAGCAATCGCAAAGGTTTTTAGGTTTGGTTGAGGTTAGTAGCAAGTCTAGTCTTATTAAGAATTTGAATCTGAGAAAATCGGCGGAAAATTTGAGTAATCACAACAATGGCGGAAACAGTAATGGTGGAGTAACGGAAAGTGTAAGCTTGAGTTATCGCAACAATGGCGGAAATTgtggtaataataatagtaacagTATTAATGGCGTGAAAATTGATGATAGGAATAATGGCGGAAACTGTAGTGGTCGATTAATGGAAAGTGTAAGCTTCAGTAATCGCAACAATGGCGGAAATTGTAGTGGTAGAGTAACGGAAAGTGTAAGCTTCAATAATCGCAACAATGGCGAAAAGTGTAGtaatgataataacaataatagcaaTGGTGTTAAATTTGATGATTATGCGGTGGAAATGGCGACGAATTGTCGGAATAATAGCTTCGCCGATGAAATTAGGGATAATTCGTTACGTTGTATACCTAGGGTTCCGAAACCTCCGCCGAAACGATGTTTTTCGGATTCATCTTCGTGTAAATCCGAAAATGTAACAGCGCCACCGCCTCCACCACCACCGCCGGCGATGAGGCAGTCACCGGCGACGGTGACACGTTCTGTTCCGCCGCCGCCTCCGCCGCCGCCAGCAGTCGGCGGCAATAGAGTGACGGTGAAAGTGAAGAGAGTGCCGGAGGTGGTGGAGTTTTATCACTCATTGATGAGGAGAGATTCGAGGAAAGAAGGTGGTAGCGCGACGACGGAGTTGACGACGGCGTCTAGTGCTCGGGATCTTGTTGGTGAAATTGAAAATCGATCAGCTTACCTACTCGCG ATTAAGACGGACGTTGAAACGCAAGGAGATTTTATCAGGTTTTTGATAAAGGAGGTTGAGACAGCTTGTTTTATAGACATTGAGGAAGTGGTTTCCTTTGTGAAGTGGCTAGATGATGAACTCTCTTACTTG GTTGACGAGAGGGCGGTTCTTAAACATTTTGATTGGCCGGAGAAAAAGGCTGATGGACTAAGGGAAGCAGCATTTGAGTATTCGGATCTCAAGAAGCTGGAGTCTGAGGCATCATCCTTCAGACATGATGCTCGTCAGGCTTGTTCAACAACTCTAAAGAAAATGCAAACCCTTCTTGAAAA GTTGGAGCATGGCGTTTATAATCTATCTCGGTTAAGAGAATCTGCAGCCAATCGGTACAAGTCGTTCCAAATTCCGGTTGATTGGATGCTTGACACTGGATTTGTTAGTCAg ATCAAGCTAGCATCAGTAAAACTAGCAATGAAGTACATGAAAAGAGTATTAGCAGAGCTTGAAATAGTCGGTGGTGGTCCTGAGGAAGAAGAACTAATCGTTCAAGGAGTTCGTTTTGCATTTAGAGTTCATCAG TTTGCAGGAGGTTTTGATGTCGAAACTATGAGAGCATTTGAGGAGTTGAGAGACAAGGCCAGATCATACCATTTACAATGCCAGAAGCAACAGCAACAAAGGCTTGCTTGCAGGTCAATGCCCTGA
- the LOC141596153 gene encoding protein trichome birefringence-like 38, whose product MDAPQIPLLFFLIIPLFSSVLPQTLAQIRHYHNNNTSNNNLIRGNKQMGKCNLFQGKWVFNIGATPLYDFSTCPFIDPEFDCIKYGRPDKQYLKYSWLPDACTLPRFDGMEFLRRYRGKKIMFVGDSLSLNMWNSLACMIYSSAPSAKYTVSRGALRSSVTFEEYKVSVLLYHTTYLVDIVKQPIGRVLELNSISGGKVWKNMDVLIFNTWHWWTHTGQSQPWDYIQDGATVSKNMNRLTAYYKGLGTWARWVDDNIDPSKTRVFFQGISPTHYDPSEWKGASKSCTGEAQPLSGSTYPAGSPPATDIVKKTISLMKKPVYLLDITTLSQLRKDAHPGAYSGLHPGTDCSHWCLPGLPDTWNQLLYAALLNISKPVPAKAAKTVTNGADTERGFPACWFILCMLFTIYFNRRPF is encoded by the exons ATGGATGCTCCTCAAATTCCATTACTTTTCTTCTTAATAATTCCTCTGTTTTCATCTGTTTTACCCCAAACATTAGCACAAATCCGCCATtatcacaataataatacaaGTAATAATAATCTTATTAGAGGAAATAAACAAATGGGTAAATGTAATTTATTCCAAGGTAAATGGGTTTTTAATATTGGAGCAACTCCATTATATGATTTCTCTACTTGCCCGTTTATCGACCCGGAATTCGATTGTATCAAGTATGGTCGACCCGATAAACAGTATCTCAAGTATTCTTGGCTTCCTGATGCTTGTACTCTTCCAAG ATTTGATGGAATGGAGTTCTTAAGGAGATATAGAGGGAAAAAGATTATGTTTGTAGGTGATTCATTGAGTTTGAATATGTGGAACTCTTTGGCTTGTATGATTTACTCGTCGGCGCCTTCAGCGAAATACACCGTTTCTCGGGGAGCTTTACGTTCTTCCGTCACGTTCGAG GAATATAAAGTGAGTGTGCTTCTATACCACACAACCTATTTAGTGGACATAGTTAAGCAACCTATAGGCCGAGTTCTGGAGCTAAACTCAATCTCGGGTGGTAAGGTATGGAAAAACATGGACGTTCTCATCTTCAATACATGGCATTGGTGGACTCACACCGGACAATCACAACC ATGGGACTATATACAAGATGGGGCCACTGTCTCCAAGAACATGAACCGTCTCACAGCCTACTACAAAGGGTTGGGAACATGGGCACGATGGGTTGACGACAACATTGATCCTTCTAAAACCAGAGTTTTCTTCCAAGGGATCTCTCCCACCCATTACGA TCCCAGTGAATGGAAAGGAGCATCGAAGAGCTGCACAGGGGAAGCACAACCACTCTCTGGATCGACATACCCTGCAGGCTCGCCACCAGCAACAGACATAGTAAAGAAGACAATAAGCTTAATGAAGAAACCAGTTTACCTGCTTGATATAACAACACTCTCACAGCTGAGAAAAGATGCTCATCCCGGGGCATACAGCGGATTGCACCCTGGCACCGATTGCAGTCACTGGTGTCTCCCTGGATTACCCGATACCTGGAACCAACTTTTATATGCTGCTCTTTTGAACAT ATCTAAACCAGTGCCAGCGAAGGCTGCAAAGACGGTAACAAATGGGGCCGATACAGAAAGAGGTTTTCCTGCCTGTTGGTTTATTCTTTGCATGTTATTTACCATATACTTCAATAGAAGACCATTTTAG
- the LOC141596154 gene encoding large ribosomal subunit protein bL34c — MATMAMTPWLTTTRPTTVASLTLITGSKLPTKFTVSFNKVNSGLLHSSFISPSNSVTSSFSGLSLGLDLATNVGVGSGRCNRLVVRAGKPALCLTKRSRSRKSLARTHGFRLRMRSTGGRALLKRRRCKGRKVLCTKTNPSSGKGS, encoded by the exons ATGGCAACAATGGCGATGACACCATGGTTAACAACTACTAGACCCACAACAGTAGCTTCACTTACTCTTATTACTGGTTCTAAATTACCCACCAAATTTACTGTCTCTTTTAACAAAGTTAATTCTGGGTTACTTCATTCTTCTTTTATTTCTCCTTCCAATTCAGTTACCTCCTCTTTTTCAG GGTTATCATTGGGATTGGACTTGGCCACTAATGTTGGAGTTGGCAGTGGACGGTGCAACCGGTTAGTGGTGAGAGCTGGCAAGCCAGCTCTTTGCCTAACCAAAAGGAGTCGCTCCCGCAAGTCTTTGGCACGAACCCACGGTTTCAGGCTACGAATGAGGAGCACCGGTGGAAGAGCTCTGTTGAAGCGTAGGCGTTGTAAAGGCCGCAAAGTTCTCTGCACCAAGACAAATCCAAGCAGTGGGAAAGGATCTTAA